In a genomic window of Chrysemys picta bellii isolate R12L10 chromosome 1, ASM1138683v2, whole genome shotgun sequence:
- the LOC101944142 gene encoding LOW QUALITY PROTEIN: small ribosomal subunit protein eS12-like (The sequence of the model RefSeq protein was modified relative to this genomic sequence to represent the inferred CDS: inserted 1 base in 1 codon): MAEEGIAAGGVMDVNXLQEVLKTALIHDGLARGIREAAKALDKRQAHLCVLALNCDEPMYVKLVEALCAEHQIDLIKVDDNKKLGEWVGLCKIDREGKPRKVVGCSCVVVKDYGKESQAKDVIEEYFKCKK; encoded by the exons ATGGCCGAGGAAGGCATTGCTGCTGGAGGTGTAATGGATGTTA CATTACAAGAAGTGCTGAAGACCGCACTCATCCACGATGGCTTAGCTCGTGGTATTCGTGAAGCTGCCAAAGCCTTGGACAAACGCCAAGCCCACCTTTGTGTTCTTGCTTTAAACTGCGACGAACCCATGTACGTAAAGTTGGTTGAAGCCCTTTGTGCAGAACACCAGATCGACTTGATAAAAGTTGATGACAACAAGAAACTGGGTGAGTGGGTAGGTCTCTGCAAAATCGACAGAGAAGGAAAACCCCGCAAAGTAGTGGGCTGCAGTTGTGTGGTTGTCAAAGACTATGGCAAGGAATCTCAGGCCAAAGATGTAATTGAAGAATACTTCAAGTGCAAGAAATGA